Proteins from a single region of Companilactobacillus farciminis KCTC 3681 = DSM 20184:
- a CDS encoding thiamine diphosphokinase — protein MKRVNILLGGPDSEYPDELKKSIKAIPGPWVGADRGSLHLMASGIIPEIAIGDFDSINKKEQKLLQDNVPVFEKFPPEKDDTDSELCLLAAKEKYNAQEYYVYGATGGRIDHFLVNLFLPYDSRFLDFYDKLYYKSATNTIRFFKPGRYTIFHENSMKYVAFVNLGPVTHLNLFDAKYKLTDYSVEHPVSWASNEFVKDTIDFSFESGIVAVIQSKDKK, from the coding sequence ATGAAACGAGTAAATATTCTTTTAGGTGGTCCCGATAGCGAATATCCTGACGAGTTAAAAAAGAGTATCAAAGCAATTCCTGGACCTTGGGTTGGAGCAGATCGAGGCAGTTTGCATTTGATGGCAAGTGGGATAATCCCTGAAATTGCGATTGGAGATTTTGATTCTATCAACAAAAAAGAACAAAAACTCTTGCAAGATAATGTGCCAGTCTTTGAAAAATTCCCTCCTGAAAAGGATGATACGGATTCTGAGCTGTGTTTGTTGGCAGCTAAGGAAAAGTACAATGCTCAGGAGTATTACGTTTATGGAGCCACAGGTGGCCGTATCGATCACTTTTTAGTTAATTTGTTCTTGCCATATGATTCGAGATTCTTGGACTTTTATGACAAGTTGTATTACAAGTCAGCAACCAATACGATCAGATTCTTCAAACCAGGTCGTTATACGATTTTTCACGAGAATTCAATGAAATACGTAGCTTTTGTTAATTTAGGACCAGTAACGCACCTGAATTTGTTTGATGCTAAGTATAAATTGACAGACTACAGCGTGGAACATCCAGTCAGTTGGGCTAGTAATGAATTCGTCAAAGATACGATCGACTTTAGTTTTGAAAGTGGCATCGTAGCCGTTATTCAGAGTAAAGATAAAAAATAA
- the fmt gene encoding methionyl-tRNA formyltransferase — protein sequence MTKIIFLGTPEFSATVLRGLLKEGYDVIAAVTQPDKPVGRKQKLQKSPVKLVAESENIKLFQPAKLPKSPEVEELKALHADLIITAAYGQFLPTSFLESAKVAAINVHGSLLPKYRGGAPIQWSLLNGDKETGITIMYMVKGMDAGDIISQEKLPIEKDDDNGSLFEKMAIVGRELLLDTIPKILSGDINPIKQDPDKVVFSPNISKEQEHIDFTQPAETVFNQIRALSPDPGAWTMLDGQRTKLYKTEVVELNSHQAVGTVADLGKKRLVIVAGDGQGVSIKKIQPAGKKVMDIANYMNGLGKNLEKGQQVIDEK from the coding sequence ATGACGAAGATTATATTTTTAGGAACACCAGAATTTTCTGCAACAGTTCTAAGGGGATTATTAAAAGAAGGGTACGACGTAATCGCCGCAGTTACTCAACCTGACAAACCAGTTGGTAGAAAGCAAAAACTTCAAAAGAGTCCAGTTAAGTTAGTAGCTGAAAGTGAAAATATCAAACTTTTCCAACCTGCTAAATTGCCAAAAAGTCCTGAAGTTGAAGAATTAAAAGCATTACACGCTGATTTGATTATTACAGCGGCTTATGGTCAATTTTTGCCAACTAGTTTTTTGGAATCAGCTAAAGTTGCTGCTATCAACGTTCACGGTTCACTCTTGCCAAAATATCGTGGCGGTGCACCAATTCAATGGTCACTCCTAAACGGCGACAAGGAGACCGGTATTACTATCATGTACATGGTCAAAGGGATGGATGCTGGTGACATTATTAGTCAAGAGAAGTTGCCAATTGAAAAAGACGATGACAATGGTAGTTTGTTTGAAAAAATGGCAATCGTTGGTCGTGAACTTTTATTGGATACAATCCCTAAGATTTTAAGTGGCGATATCAATCCTATCAAACAAGATCCTGACAAGGTTGTCTTTTCACCTAACATTTCAAAAGAACAAGAACATATCGACTTCACGCAACCTGCTGAAACAGTCTTTAACCAAATTCGTGCTTTAAGTCCTGATCCAGGAGCTTGGACGATGTTAGACGGTCAAAGAACAAAGCTTTATAAGACTGAAGTTGTTGAATTGAATTCCCATCAAGCAGTAGGAACTGTTGCTGACCTTGGTAAGAAGAGATTAGTTATCGTTGCAGGTGACGGCCAAGGCGTTTCTATCAAAAAGATTCAACCAGCTGGTAAAAAAGTCATGGATATTGCCAACTATATGAATGGTTTAGGTAAAAATCTAGAAAAAGGACAACAAGTAATTGATGAAAAATAA
- the priA gene encoding primosomal protein N', with amino-acid sequence MSVAEIIVDVPTMQTNRPFEYEIPDSLAEVVVAGMRVEVPFGRGKRKIQGFVMKVKDKSDFQGKLKPITRVIDLKPVLSDEMLKLSYWLADQTYSFQISCLQTMLPSVMRAKYQQFVIPIVKDDPEVQALLSNQDSLEITSSLDDQTIRLINKLRKNNKVDIQYVVKNKAVQVKRQAVTTDLNVIQLHEAKSKLRANASSQIKLLAFLADHLQELPIEYNVLEKDYGISRSAIKTAEKNGLLKTTEVTKLRKPVGITPEQTTKLALTSEQQVAVDEISQAITEESAQTFLIEGVTGSGKTEVYLQTIEKALQQDKTALMLVPEISLTPQMVNRVVGRFGDQVAVLHSGLSNGERYDEWTRIENHEVKVVVGARSAVFAPLDKIGLIIIDEEHEASYKQDDNPRYHARDVALWRAKVNKCPVVLGSATPSLESRARAEKGVYHLIRMKKRINNQTLPHVQIVDMRDSENSAVKGDFSPVLQTSIQETLDNHDQAIILLNRRGYSSFMMCRECGFVLKCPNCDVSLTYHKDLRRMKCHYCGHEESVPNMCPNCHSKKIGFYGTGTQNIEQQLNDLFPQARVLRMDVDTTRRKDAHAKILQQFGQHKADILLGTQMIAKGLDFPDVTLVGVINADTTLSLSDYRASERTFQLLTQVSGRAGRAQKTGHVVIQTFNPDHYAIKDAAKQDYETFFKQEMYLRHQSNYTPYYFTTLISVANQDEGQTLKQAYWLKKQLQTALSKDAILLGPSPTMISRKQNKYYYQIIVKYKHEPKLHERLLEILNETQADAKKGFTIAIDNEPQHID; translated from the coding sequence ATGTCAGTAGCAGAGATAATCGTTGATGTACCGACAATGCAAACGAATCGACCATTTGAATATGAAATTCCTGATAGTTTAGCTGAAGTAGTCGTTGCCGGAATGCGCGTTGAAGTTCCTTTTGGACGTGGCAAGAGAAAAATCCAAGGTTTTGTCATGAAGGTAAAGGATAAAAGCGACTTCCAAGGCAAATTAAAACCCATCACTCGAGTGATAGATTTGAAACCCGTTTTATCAGATGAAATGCTGAAATTATCGTATTGGTTAGCTGATCAAACGTATTCTTTCCAAATCTCTTGTCTACAAACAATGTTGCCTAGCGTGATGCGTGCTAAATATCAGCAATTCGTAATTCCAATTGTAAAAGACGACCCTGAAGTTCAAGCATTATTATCCAATCAAGATAGTTTAGAAATTACTAGTTCGCTTGATGATCAAACGATTCGTCTTATTAATAAATTACGTAAAAACAACAAAGTCGATATTCAATATGTTGTTAAAAATAAAGCCGTTCAAGTAAAACGACAAGCTGTTACGACGGATTTGAATGTTATTCAATTACATGAAGCTAAGAGTAAATTGCGGGCAAATGCTTCTTCACAAATTAAATTATTAGCTTTTTTGGCTGATCATTTACAAGAATTGCCAATTGAATACAATGTTTTGGAAAAAGATTACGGCATCTCCAGATCAGCTATCAAAACAGCTGAAAAAAATGGTTTGCTAAAAACGACTGAAGTTACGAAATTGCGTAAACCAGTTGGTATCACACCAGAACAGACGACTAAATTGGCTTTGACCTCGGAGCAACAAGTGGCCGTGGATGAAATTTCTCAAGCTATTACAGAAGAATCGGCTCAAACCTTTTTGATTGAAGGTGTAACTGGCAGTGGTAAGACGGAAGTCTATTTGCAGACGATTGAAAAAGCTTTGCAACAAGACAAAACGGCTTTGATGCTAGTCCCAGAAATTTCTCTGACGCCACAAATGGTCAACCGAGTCGTGGGTCGTTTTGGTGATCAAGTAGCGGTGTTACATTCTGGATTGTCTAATGGCGAGCGATACGATGAATGGACGAGAATTGAAAATCACGAAGTAAAAGTCGTTGTCGGAGCAAGAAGTGCTGTTTTTGCACCGCTAGATAAAATTGGCTTAATAATTATCGATGAGGAACACGAAGCTAGTTATAAGCAAGACGACAATCCAAGATACCATGCTCGTGACGTAGCGTTATGGCGGGCTAAGGTCAATAAATGTCCGGTTGTCTTGGGTAGCGCTACTCCGTCACTAGAGTCAAGAGCTCGAGCTGAGAAGGGCGTTTATCACTTGATAAGGATGAAAAAAAGAATCAACAATCAAACCTTGCCCCACGTTCAAATCGTGGACATGCGTGATTCTGAGAATTCAGCAGTCAAAGGCGACTTTTCACCGGTCTTGCAAACTAGTATTCAAGAAACTTTGGACAATCATGATCAAGCAATTATCTTGTTGAATCGACGTGGATATTCATCGTTTATGATGTGTCGTGAATGTGGTTTTGTTTTGAAATGTCCTAATTGCGATGTCTCGTTGACTTATCACAAAGATTTAAGAAGGATGAAATGTCATTATTGTGGACATGAGGAATCTGTTCCCAATATGTGTCCTAATTGCCACAGTAAAAAGATCGGCTTTTACGGTACTGGTACGCAAAATATTGAACAACAGTTAAATGACCTTTTTCCACAGGCTAGAGTTTTGCGAATGGATGTTGATACGACTAGAAGAAAGGACGCTCACGCAAAAATTTTGCAACAGTTTGGCCAGCATAAGGCTGATATTTTGTTGGGAACGCAGATGATTGCTAAAGGATTGGATTTCCCTGACGTTACTTTGGTTGGCGTAATCAATGCCGATACGACGTTGAGCTTGTCTGATTATCGGGCTAGTGAAAGGACCTTTCAATTGTTAACTCAAGTCAGTGGTCGAGCTGGTCGGGCCCAAAAAACTGGTCATGTAGTAATTCAGACCTTCAATCCCGATCACTATGCGATAAAAGATGCTGCCAAACAAGACTATGAGACGTTCTTCAAACAAGAAATGTACTTACGGCATCAATCTAATTACACGCCATATTATTTTACGACCTTGATCAGCGTTGCCAATCAAGATGAAGGTCAAACTTTAAAGCAAGCCTATTGGTTGAAAAAACAGCTTCAAACGGCTTTATCAAAGGATGCAATTTTGTTGGGACCAAGTCCAACGATGATTTCTCGGAAACAAAACAAATATTATTATCAAATTATTGTAAAATATAAACATGAGCCAAAATTGCACGAACGATTGCTCGAAATCTTGAATGAAACTCAAGCGGATGCTAAAAAAGGTTTTACGATTGCAATCGATAATGAACCACAACACATTGATTAA
- the pknB gene encoding Stk1 family PASTA domain-containing Ser/Thr kinase: protein MEKGYLVGGRYEILGTLGEGGMANVYLANDTLLNRKVAVKALRYDLQDDESVKRRFGREAKATSGLSNPNIVNVLDVGNDNGVQYIVIEYVDGPNLKKYIRTHFPIPYHEVVDIMKQICMAVSDAHEHGIIHRDLKPENILVDEKKDPIQVKVSDFGIALALSERSITRTNSLLGSVHYMSPEQIKGRPATVLSDVYALGIVLFELLTKHVPFTGDTAVTVALKHSKEEMPDLRKIDPDIPQPLENVVLKATAKDPDQRYQSVKKMCEDLNTCLMPERSDEPKFIPTPVNDLEETRVMEPMDTKREENTPVPKKPKMSRKKKMILMLSIIPIVLILFIIAMVIKSNQETTVPDLFNLTVKQANVMLKSSNLSAGDISKENDDDVEAGHVIKSVPAKGLKLKNGASVNLVVSLGAKYYKMPKLIGQDYDDVSANLKKRGFKIKIRYKATNEYAAGIIMKQSIDSGKKVVTKNKPLTLTIAKVKTVKPKTVKVRDLTGYNLKSIQDYATEAHLRLDTSYAYSSDIEEGLLVSQSPEANTTINQGETLSVVISKGPDPEKTTDSDSENSNSNTNSNTTKTVTKDITIPYDANGDNSITIYISDSTHSINSPYRTMTISEDTPVTLSFNLKDGQTGSYIVERNNKTVLGGSVNR from the coding sequence ATGGAAAAAGGTTACCTAGTAGGCGGTCGTTATGAGATTCTAGGTACGCTTGGTGAAGGCGGTATGGCTAATGTTTATTTAGCCAATGACACTTTGTTAAACCGTAAAGTTGCTGTCAAAGCATTGCGGTATGATCTTCAAGATGATGAGTCCGTTAAAAGGAGATTTGGTCGTGAAGCCAAGGCAACTAGTGGTCTCTCCAATCCCAATATCGTTAATGTTTTAGATGTCGGTAATGATAACGGAGTTCAATACATTGTTATCGAGTACGTTGATGGTCCGAATTTAAAGAAATATATTCGAACGCACTTTCCAATCCCATATCATGAAGTGGTCGATATCATGAAACAAATTTGTATGGCCGTTTCTGATGCTCATGAGCATGGAATCATTCATCGTGATTTAAAGCCAGAGAACATTCTGGTCGATGAGAAAAAAGATCCCATTCAAGTGAAAGTTTCTGATTTTGGGATTGCTTTAGCTTTGAGTGAACGTTCGATTACGCGGACTAATTCTTTGTTAGGTTCAGTGCATTACATGTCTCCAGAACAAATCAAAGGACGCCCAGCAACAGTTTTGTCTGATGTCTATGCTTTAGGAATCGTCTTGTTTGAATTGTTGACGAAGCACGTACCATTTACTGGCGATACGGCAGTGACTGTAGCATTGAAGCATTCTAAAGAAGAAATGCCAGACTTAAGAAAAATCGATCCTGATATTCCGCAGCCATTGGAAAATGTTGTTTTGAAGGCTACTGCTAAAGACCCTGATCAGCGTTACCAATCAGTTAAGAAAATGTGTGAAGATTTAAATACCTGTCTGATGCCTGAACGAAGCGATGAGCCAAAATTCATTCCGACTCCAGTCAATGACTTAGAAGAGACTCGTGTGATGGAGCCAATGGATACTAAGCGTGAAGAAAATACGCCCGTTCCAAAGAAACCAAAAATGAGTCGTAAGAAGAAAATGATCTTGATGCTTTCAATCATTCCCATTGTTTTAATTTTATTTATTATTGCAATGGTTATTAAGAGCAATCAGGAAACGACAGTGCCAGATCTATTCAATTTAACCGTCAAACAAGCAAATGTCATGCTCAAAAGTTCTAATTTGTCAGCAGGTGACATCTCTAAAGAAAATGACGATGACGTTGAAGCTGGTCATGTGATCAAGTCCGTTCCTGCTAAAGGATTGAAGTTGAAAAATGGTGCTAGTGTCAATCTAGTAGTCAGTTTGGGAGCTAAGTACTATAAGATGCCAAAATTAATTGGCCAAGATTATGACGACGTTTCGGCTAATTTAAAGAAACGTGGTTTTAAAATCAAAATACGCTACAAAGCAACCAATGAATATGCTGCTGGAATAATCATGAAGCAAAGTATCGATAGCGGTAAAAAGGTTGTTACAAAGAATAAGCCACTGACGCTTACGATTGCTAAAGTAAAGACAGTTAAACCAAAGACGGTCAAAGTTCGCGATCTAACTGGCTATAATTTAAAGAGTATTCAAGATTATGCAACAGAAGCACATCTAAGATTAGATACGTCATATGCTTATTCAAGCGATATTGAAGAAGGCTTGTTAGTCAGTCAATCGCCAGAAGCTAATACGACTATCAATCAGGGAGAAACTTTGAGCGTAGTTATCTCTAAGGGTCCAGACCCAGAAAAGACCACAGATAGCGATAGTGAAAATTCTAATAGCAATACCAATTCAAATACTACTAAGACAGTCACAAAGGATATAACGATTCCTTACGATGCTAATGGCGACAACAGTATAACGATTTATATTTCTGATTCTACGCACAGCATCAATTCGCCATATCGAACAATGACTATTAGTGAAGATACACCAGTAACGTTAAGTTTTAATTTAAAAGATGGACAGACAGGATCCTATATAGTTGAGCGTAACAACAAGACTGTATTAGGCGGTTCAGTCAATAGGTGA
- the gmk gene encoding guanylate kinase, producing the protein MMSRGMLIVLSGPSGVGKGTVRKAMLKNSSIKFDYSVSMTTRQMRPGEVDGVDYYFRTNEEFEKEIENGGMLEYAKYVDHYYGTPLKYVNQKLDAGIDVLLEIEVNGAMQVREKMPDGVFIFLTPPDLTSLRDRITHRGTDDEKTIDKRMEKAKKEIQMMTSYDYAVVNDKIPNAVEKIEGIIKSEHLRVPRVIDQYKKIIGD; encoded by the coding sequence ATTATGTCAAGGGGAATGTTAATCGTTTTATCAGGTCCATCTGGAGTTGGTAAAGGAACTGTTAGAAAAGCCATGTTGAAGAATTCATCAATTAAATTTGATTATTCAGTTTCGATGACAACGCGTCAAATGCGTCCTGGAGAAGTCGATGGAGTCGATTATTATTTCCGAACAAATGAAGAATTTGAAAAGGAAATAGAAAATGGTGGCATGCTTGAATACGCTAAGTACGTTGACCATTATTACGGAACTCCTTTAAAGTATGTCAATCAAAAGCTTGATGCCGGAATTGATGTGTTACTAGAAATTGAAGTCAATGGTGCTATGCAAGTTCGCGAAAAGATGCCTGATGGCGTATTTATTTTCTTGACACCACCCGACTTGACTAGCTTGAGAGACCGTATTACTCACCGTGGTACTGATGATGAGAAGACCATCGACAAGCGTATGGAAAAAGCCAAAAAAGAAATTCAAATGATGACTAGCTATGACTATGCCGTCGTAAATGATAAAATACCTAATGCAGTCGAAAAAATTGAAGGTATAATTAAGAGTGAACACTTAAGAGTGCCACGCGTAATTGACCAATACAAAAAAATAATAGGAGATTGA
- the rpe gene encoding ribulose-phosphate 3-epimerase, protein MTVKIAPSILSADIMNLERDVRAADKAGADVFHIDMMDGNFVPNMSFSPSVVEGMRRVTDKPLDIHMMMENPDAYIKPVIDAGADTVLIHAESTQHIYRSIDLVKSYGARAGVVVNPGTPLETVKELFPIIDQILVMTVNPGFGGQKFIPGMTKKIQRLDQLRQTAADDNFEIEVDGGINADTISQCARAGADIFVAGSYLFNGEAGLEKRIDDIRSLAVEAKQ, encoded by the coding sequence ATGACAGTAAAGATTGCACCATCAATTTTATCTGCAGATATTATGAATCTAGAACGAGATGTTAGAGCCGCTGATAAGGCAGGAGCAGATGTTTTTCATATCGATATGATGGACGGAAACTTTGTCCCTAACATGTCCTTTAGTCCTAGCGTCGTTGAAGGGATGCGTCGAGTAACTGACAAGCCTTTGGATATCCATATGATGATGGAAAATCCAGATGCTTATATCAAACCAGTGATTGATGCTGGAGCTGATACAGTCTTGATTCATGCTGAAAGTACGCAACACATCTACCGTTCAATTGATTTGGTAAAAAGCTATGGAGCCCGTGCTGGGGTAGTTGTTAATCCTGGAACGCCTCTAGAGACTGTAAAAGAGCTTTTCCCAATCATTGACCAAATTCTAGTTATGACAGTTAATCCCGGTTTTGGTGGACAAAAGTTCATTCCTGGTATGACTAAAAAGATTCAACGTTTGGATCAATTACGTCAAACAGCTGCCGATGACAATTTTGAAATTGAAGTCGATGGTGGAATCAATGCTGACACGATCAGTCAATGTGCTCGAGCTGGAGCTGATATTTTCGTAGCTGGGTCATACTTATTCAATGGTGAAGCTGGCTTAGAAAAGAGAATCGATGACATTCGTTCTTTGGCTGTGGAAGCAAAGCAATGA
- the rsgA gene encoding ribosome small subunit-dependent GTPase A produces MEKTGRIIKSISGFYDVLDDESNVLVRTRARGNFRKRKIKPLVGDKVSFDSTGDLGYILEILPRENSLVRPPIANVDQAIVVTSAAEPNFSSNLLDKILVNIEHNEIEPVIYLTKADLLSDEQYAELKTTLMGYHEHADYQVFCDRDSYNDQQVSKLKATFADKVTVFTGQSGAGKSTLLNHIDHDLGLATAEISQTLNRGKHTTRQVSLFDIEGGLVADTPGFSSIDLQNIPAEELPKLFPEFLKYSDMCQFRGCRHVNEPNCAVKEKLSEGQIMQSRYDNYLYFLNEINSYKKRY; encoded by the coding sequence ATGGAAAAAACAGGAAGAATTATAAAATCAATCAGTGGATTTTATGATGTTTTAGACGATGAAAGCAACGTTTTAGTACGAACTAGAGCTCGCGGAAATTTTCGTAAGCGTAAGATCAAGCCTTTAGTTGGTGACAAAGTGAGTTTTGACTCAACGGGAGATTTGGGTTATATTTTGGAAATTTTGCCTCGTGAGAATAGTTTGGTACGTCCACCGATTGCAAATGTCGACCAAGCAATTGTCGTAACTTCAGCGGCAGAGCCTAATTTTTCTAGTAATTTATTAGACAAAATTTTGGTAAATATCGAGCATAATGAGATTGAGCCTGTAATTTATTTAACAAAGGCTGATTTGCTGTCTGATGAACAATACGCTGAGTTAAAGACAACTTTGATGGGTTACCATGAACATGCCGACTATCAAGTTTTTTGTGACCGCGACAGCTACAATGATCAACAAGTTTCCAAGCTAAAAGCAACTTTTGCGGACAAAGTGACAGTCTTTACTGGTCAATCAGGTGCTGGGAAGTCAACTTTGCTAAACCACATCGATCATGATCTGGGTTTGGCAACGGCAGAAATTTCTCAAACATTGAATCGTGGTAAGCATACGACCCGTCAAGTATCGTTGTTCGATATTGAAGGTGGTTTAGTTGCTGATACACCGGGATTTTCTTCAATTGATCTACAAAATATTCCTGCTGAAGAATTGCCAAAACTTTTTCCTGAATTTTTGAAATACAGTGATATGTGCCAATTTCGTGGATGTCGCCATGTGAATGAACCTAACTGTGCTGTAAAAGAAAAACTTTCAGAAGGTCAGATAATGCAAAGTCGTTATGACAATTATCTCTACTTTTTGAATGAAATTAATTCGTACAAAAAAAGATATTGA
- the rsmB gene encoding 16S rRNA (cytosine(967)-C(5))-methyltransferase RsmB yields MKNNPRELAVEALTRVFKNKAYSNIEINNILKNSDMSDADKRLMTNIVYGVIQHKYVLEYQLEPYLKDKKLDLWLDLLLQTAIYQLSYLDKIPEHAVLNESTEIAKQKANRGAGNLVNAVLRNFQRHGAREMSGKDSVYDLSKFYSVPRWLVQLFIDQQGLDKTKEILKSINQPSHVSIRVNTNKTTVKDLQKTLQSKGFDVKPSKISSVGLICESGNLVNTDEFRDGLYTIQDESSMLVAPALDLLPDSRVLDACAAPGGKTTHIASYIKDGEVTALDIHKHKTKLIRDNSQRMGYSDIISTGAIDARKAKDVLNTTFDRILVDAPCSGLGLIRRKPELRYFRQEEDLMNLQRVQLQILDSMVDLLEVNGKLVFSTCTFDDEENEAVVKKFLADHKNFELEPVKHEAVMDKSVKDGMLKVLPSDYFTDGFFIATFVRKN; encoded by the coding sequence ATGAAAAATAATCCTCGCGAACTCGCCGTAGAAGCACTAACTAGAGTTTTTAAAAATAAAGCTTATTCAAATATTGAAATCAACAACATTTTGAAGAATTCCGACATGTCTGATGCCGATAAACGTTTGATGACTAATATCGTTTATGGTGTCATTCAACATAAATATGTTTTGGAATATCAACTAGAACCTTATTTGAAAGATAAGAAACTAGATTTGTGGTTAGATCTATTGCTTCAAACTGCTATCTATCAATTGTCATATCTTGACAAGATCCCAGAACACGCAGTTTTGAACGAATCGACTGAAATTGCTAAGCAAAAAGCTAATCGTGGTGCCGGTAATTTAGTCAATGCTGTCTTGAGAAATTTCCAACGTCACGGTGCTCGAGAAATGTCTGGTAAAGACAGTGTTTATGATTTGAGCAAGTTTTACAGTGTACCTCGTTGGCTAGTGCAATTGTTTATCGATCAACAAGGCTTAGATAAGACAAAAGAAATTTTGAAATCTATCAATCAACCTTCACACGTCTCAATTCGTGTCAATACTAATAAGACAACTGTAAAAGATTTACAAAAGACACTTCAAAGTAAAGGTTTTGACGTAAAACCAAGCAAAATTTCTTCAGTTGGGTTAATCTGTGAGAGTGGAAACTTGGTTAATACTGATGAATTTAGAGATGGCTTGTATACGATTCAAGACGAAAGTTCGATGCTTGTAGCTCCTGCACTTGATTTATTGCCAGATAGTCGAGTTTTGGATGCTTGTGCTGCACCGGGTGGTAAAACGACTCATATCGCTAGTTACATCAAAGACGGCGAAGTGACAGCTTTAGATATTCATAAGCATAAGACCAAGTTGATTCGTGATAATAGTCAAAGAATGGGCTATAGCGATATTATTAGTACTGGAGCAATCGATGCTAGAAAAGCTAAAGACGTTTTAAATACAACTTTTGATCGTATTTTGGTTGATGCCCCATGTTCCGGTCTAGGTTTGATCAGAAGAAAGCCAGAATTAAGATATTTCCGCCAAGAAGAAGATTTGATGAATTTGCAACGAGTTCAGTTACAAATTTTAGACAGTATGGTTGATTTACTAGAGGTCAATGGTAAGTTAGTTTTCAGTACTTGTACTTTTGATGATGAAGAAAATGAAGCAGTCGTAAAGAAGTTCTTAGCTGATCATAAAAACTTTGAACTTGAACCTGTTAAGCATGAAGCCGTTATGGATAAATCAGTCAAAGACGGCATGCTAAAAGTTCTACCAAGTGATTACTTTACAGATGGTTTCTTTATAGCTACTTTCGTTAGAAAAAATTAA
- a CDS encoding Stp1/IreP family PP2C-type Ser/Thr phosphatase: MEYALLTDVGKLRENNQDYVNVFKNKKGIVFGIVADGMGGHRGGDVASDMAVSHLGHNFEESEVDEISELREWIIRELSKENDRIVSVSNQFDDLNGMGTTMVGVFFVGSKMMVVNVGDSRCYIYANDELKQLSVDHSLVHELLETGQISPEEAENHPQKNIITQTLGVSQTVQPRVKDFDLVNDAIILLCTDGLTNMVPENEIKDILSNKKMGLETKCHLLIDKANAAGGRDNITALLFSTKDNGGNH; the protein is encoded by the coding sequence ATGGAATATGCGTTACTAACTGATGTTGGAAAACTCAGAGAGAACAATCAAGATTATGTGAATGTTTTCAAAAACAAAAAGGGAATTGTCTTTGGAATTGTAGCAGATGGCATGGGTGGACACCGTGGCGGAGATGTTGCATCTGATATGGCAGTATCCCATTTAGGACATAATTTTGAAGAATCAGAAGTTGACGAAATTAGTGAACTTCGTGAATGGATTATTCGAGAATTAAGTAAGGAAAATGATCGTATCGTCTCCGTATCAAATCAATTTGATGATTTAAATGGTATGGGAACGACGATGGTTGGCGTATTTTTTGTTGGGTCCAAAATGATGGTCGTCAATGTCGGTGATTCGAGATGCTATATTTATGCAAACGATGAACTGAAACAATTGAGTGTTGATCATTCATTGGTTCATGAACTTTTAGAGACAGGTCAAATTAGTCCCGAGGAAGCTGAGAATCATCCGCAAAAGAATATCATCACGCAAACTCTTGGCGTATCACAAACAGTTCAGCCACGAGTAAAAGATTTTGATTTAGTTAATGATGCCATTATTCTTTTGTGTACCGATGGTTTGACTAATATGGTCCCAGAAAATGAAATCAAAGATATTTTATCTAATAAAAAGATGGGTCTTGAGACTAAATGTCATCTTTTGATCGACAAAGCCAACGCTGCTGGTGGAAGAGATAATATTACCGCCTTACTCTTTTCTACGAAGGATAACGGAGGTAATCATTAG
- the rpoZ gene encoding DNA-directed RNA polymerase subunit omega: MIIYPSIDKLLDRVDSRYSLAVLAAKRAHELENGDVELLSHYESPRTVGRAFEEIADDKIEIDPNSILLEKEAEKVEEEKKEEN; encoded by the coding sequence ATGATTATTTATCCATCAATTGATAAACTTTTAGATCGAGTTGACTCTCGTTATTCACTAGCAGTTCTAGCTGCCAAACGTGCTCACGAATTGGAAAATGGTGACGTTGAACTATTGAGCCATTATGAATCACCAAGAACTGTTGGTCGTGCATTTGAAGAAATTGCTGATGATAAAATCGAAATCGATCCTAATTCAATTCTTCTTGAAAAAGAAGCTGAAAAGGTTGAAGAAGAGAAAAAAGAAGAAAACTAA